The following coding sequences lie in one Takifugu flavidus isolate HTHZ2018 chromosome 4, ASM371156v2, whole genome shotgun sequence genomic window:
- the dyrk3 gene encoding dual specificity tyrosine-phosphorylation-regulated kinase 3 yields MMIISRKPEGPIATARHGDGLYDSYMRTDHILKDEADTGPSGLPPMPKHTVVSNKTVLRDQVTVRGGQLKVKYLYEDSTNNRKISAITTATTQNGGTTGHTPTKPVQVSSLSKERSVDSTESTKGPGESTGQHGLGSAGNSVKMCGPLTPDQALRLYRSQLTPLEQAEVQSYPDVYFVGPNAKKRPAVAGGTNNSGYDDEQGGYIHVAHDHLAYRYEFLKIIGKGSFGQVAKVYDHKLQQHLALKMVRNEKRFHRQAQEEIRILEHLRKQDRNGTMNVVHMLENFTFRNHICMTFELLSMNLYELIKRNKFQGFSLPLVRKFAHSILQCLEALSRHRIIHCDLKPENILLKQQGRSGIKVIDFGSSCFEHQRVYTYIQSRFYRAPEVILGSRYGLPIDMWSFGCILAELLTGYPLFPGEDEGDQLACVMELLGMPPQKVLEQAKRAKNFINSKGHPRYCGANTLPTGATVLTGSRSRRGKMRGPPGSKEWSVALKGCEDPTFTDFIKKCLDWDPSTRLTPSQALRHPWLYRRLPKPLPGNDKSPGVVKRLPEHHSTSFPSILAKGGPVLGTTADKLRSNMMGDSGEAIPLRTVLPKLVS; encoded by the exons ATGATGATAATCAGCAGAAAACCAGAGGGCCCAATAGCAACAG CGAGGCACGGTGATGGTCTGTACGACTCCTACATGAGGACCGACCACATCCTTAAAGATGAAGCCGATACTGGTCCGTCAGGGCTGCCCCCCATGCCCAAACACACT GTTGTCAGTAACAAGACAGTCCTGAGGGATCAGGTGACTGTACGGGGCGGCCAACTGAAGGTCAAATACCTGTATGAGGACTCCACCAACAACCGAAAGATCAGCGCTATAACCACAGCGACTACTCAGAACGGTGGGACCACTGGCCACACGCCCACTAAACCGGTCCAGGTCTCCAGCTTGTCTAAGGAACGCAGCGTAGACAG caCTGAATCCACTAAGGGTCCCGGTGAATCCACCGGCCAACATGGACTAGGGAGCGCAGGGAACAGTGTGAAGATGTGTGGCCCCCTCACCCCTGACCAGGCTCTGAGGCTGTACAGATCACAGCTGACCCCCTTGGAGCAGGCGGAGGTCCAGTCGTACCCCGACGTCTACTTCGTGGGGCCCAACGCCAAGAAGAGGCCTGCTGTAGCTGGAGGCACCAACAACTCTGGTTATGATGATGAGCAGGGCGGATACATCCACGTGGCCCATGATCATCTAGCTTATCGCTACGAGTTCCTGAAG ATTATCGGTAAAGGCAGTTTCGGTCAGGTGGCTAAAGTCTACGACCAcaaactgcagcagcacctgGCGCTGAAAATGGTCCGCAATGAGAAGCGTTTTCACCGGCAGGCGCAGGAGGAGATCCGCATCCTGGAGCACCTGCGCAAGCAGGACCGTAACGGCACCATGAACGTCGTGCACATGCTGGAAAACTTCACCTTCCGAAACCACATCTGCATGACCTTTGAGCTGCTGAGCATGAACCTGTATGAGCTGATCAAGCGCAACAAGTTCCAGGGGTTCAGCCTACCGCTGGTCCGAAAGTTTGCACACTCCATCTTGCAGTGCCTGGAGGCCTTGAGTCGGCACAGGATCATCCACTGTGATCTGAAACCAGAGAACATCCTACTGAAACAGCAGGGGCGCAGTGGCATTAAG GTGATTGACTTTGGCTCCAGCTGTTTTGAGCACCAGAGGGTGTACACCTACATCCAGTCTCGTTTCTACCGAGCTCCAGAGGTGATCCTTGGTTCCCGTTATGGCCTTCCTATCGATATGTGGAGTTTTGGCTGCATACTGGCCGAGCTGCTGACCGGCTACCCCCTGTTTCCTGGAGAGGATGAGGGCGACCAGTTGGCCTGCGTCATGGAGCTGCTGGGCATGCCTCCACAGAAGGTCCTGGAACAGGCCAAAAGAGCGAAAAACTTCATCAACTCCAAAGGTCATCCCCGCTACTGCGGAGCCAACACCCTGCCCACGGGGGCCACCGTGCTCACAGGGTCCCGCTCTCGCCGTGGCAAGATGAGAGGTCCTCCGGGTAGCAAGGAGTGGAGCGTGGCACTCAAAGGCTGCGAGGACCCCACCTTTACTGACTTCATAAAGAAGTGCTTGGACTGGGATCCTTCCACTCGCCTCACTCCTAGCCAGGCCCTCAGACACCCCTGGCTGTATCGACGCCTACCGAAGCCCCTTCCTGGGAACGACAAGAGCCCAGGCGTGGTGAAGCGGCTCCCGGAGCACCACAGCAcctcttttccctccatcctcgCTAAAGGGGGTCCTGTCTTGGGTACCACAGCTGACAAACTAAGGAGCAATATGATGGGAGATTCTGGGGAGGCCATACCTCTTCGCACAGTCCTACCTAAACTTGTCTCttag
- the rassf5 gene encoding ras association domain-containing protein 5 isoform X3, protein MTVNTVETPSMTSSNSMSSGYCSLDDESEDFTFFTAKTSFFRKPKQAPKPNEAKEDEDKGTKELSKEEVKARIQQYNSQVSDIGMKLASDGTYTGFIKVNLRLSRPVTVSAVESFSSDGPIILGKAATECLEGTDRERTDKRTSFYLPSDCMKQIHLSSVSTTRDVIQGLLKKFMVLDNPCKFALYKQMHRDGQDLFQKLPLHERPLLLRLKAGPDLQRLSFVLKENETGEVEWHAFSIPELQNFLVILEKEEAERVRAVEQKYSIYRQKLQKALRQHDP, encoded by the exons ATGACTGTCAACACAGTGGAGACCCCGTCCAtgaccagcagcaacagcatgaGCAGCGGGTACTGCAGCCTGGACGACGAGAGCGAGGACTTCACCTTCTTCACGGCCAAGACCTCGTTCTTCCGCAAGCCCAAGCAGGCGCCTAAG CCAAATGAAGCAAAGGAGGATGAGGACAAGGGAACAAAGGAGCTGTCAAAGGAAGAGGTGAAGGCACGGATACAACAGTATAACTCTCAAGTTTCTGACATCGGCATGAAACTG GCTTCAGATGGAACCTACACCGGCTTCATCAAGGTCAACCTGCGCCTCAGTCGGCCTGTCACGGTCTCTGCTGTCGAGTCGTTCAGCTCTGACGGGCCGATTATACTCGGCAAGGCGGCAACAGAGTGCCTGGAGGGAACAGACAGGGAACGGACTGATAAGAGAACGTCCTTCTACTTGCCCTCCGACTGTATGAAGCAGATCCACCTCAGCTCTGTTAGCACCACCAGAGACGTCATCCAGGGTTTGCTGAAGAAGTTCATGGTTTTGGACAATCCCTGCAAGTTCGCGTTGTACAAGCAGATGCACCGCGATGGACAAG ATCTGTTCCAGAAGCTTCCTCTGCACGAGCGTCCTCTTCTTCTAAGGTTGAAAGCAGGACCTGATCTTCAACGGCTCAGCTTCGTCCTTAAGGAAAATGAGACGGGAGAGGTGGAG TGGCATGCGTTTTCCATCCCTGAGCTGCAAAACTTCCTAGTGAtcctggagaaagaggaggcgGAGCGAGTCCGGGCAGTGGAGCAAAAATACAGCATATACAGACAGAAACTACAGAAGGCCCTACGACAACacgacccctga